The following are encoded together in the Cynocephalus volans isolate mCynVol1 chromosome 4, mCynVol1.pri, whole genome shotgun sequence genome:
- the LOC134376582 gene encoding olfactory receptor 8K5, whose amino-acid sequence MRQKNLTFLTDFVLMGVTRRPELQLPLFGIFLIIYMITVVGNLGMIVLTKVDSRLHTPMYFFIRHLAFLDLGNSTVICPKMLVNFVVEQNNISYYACATQLAFFLLFIISEFFILSAMAYDRYVAICNPLLYNVIMSPRLCHVLVGIPYLYSAFQALMFTIKIFTSTFCGSNVISHFYCDDVPLIPMLCSNEREIELLIILFSAFNLISSLTVVLVSYVIILLAICRMHSTEGRKKAFSTCGSHLTVVVVFYGSLLFMYMQPKSIHSFDTDKMASVFYTLVIPMLNPLIYSLRNKEVQNAFYRVFKNQYNFCI is encoded by the coding sequence atgagacaaaaaaatttaacatttctgaCCGACTTCGTTCTGATGGGAGTCACAAGGCGGCCTGAGCTGCAGCTTCCCCTTTTTGGCATTTTTCTCATCATCTACATGATCACAGTGGTGGGCAACCTGGGCATGATTGTTTTGACCAAGGTGGACTCTCGTCTGCATACTCCTATGTATTTCTTTATTAGACACCTGGCTTTCCTTGATCTTGGTAATTCTACTGTGATTTGTCCCAAGATGCTGGTAAATTTTGTTGTGgaacaaaataatatttcttattatGCATGTGCTACACAGCTGGCTTTCTTCCTTCTGTTCATTATCAGTGAATTTTTCATCTTGTCagccatggcctatgaccgctacgTGGCCATCTGTAACCCTCTGCTCTACAATGTCATCATGTCTCCGAGACTTTGTCATGTGCTGGTGGGAATTCCATACCTCTACAGTGCCTTTCAGGCTCTGATGTTCACTATTAAGATTTTTACGTCAACCTTCTGTGGCTCTAACGTCATCAGTCATTTCTACTGTGATGATGTCCCTTTGATACCTATGCTCTGTTCCAATGAACGAGAAATAGAATTGTTGATCATTCTATTTTCAGCATTTAATTTGATCTCCTCTCTAACAGTAGTCCTTGTATCTTACGTGATAATTCTCTTAGCCATATGTCGAATGCACTCTACAGAGGGTAGGAAAAAAGCTTTCTCCACATGTGGTTCTCATTTGACAGTGGTGGTTGTGTTCTACGGGTCTCTACTCTTCATGTACATGCAGCCCAAGTCCATTCACTCCTTTGATACTGATAAAATGGCATCTGTGTTTTACACTTTAGTGATCCCCATGCTTAACCCCTTGATCTACAGCTTAAGAAACAAAGAAGTACAGAATGCCTTCTACAGGGTCTTTAAGAATCAATACAATTTTTGTATTTAG